In Phoenix dactylifera cultivar Barhee BC4 chromosome 1, palm_55x_up_171113_PBpolish2nd_filt_p, whole genome shotgun sequence, the genomic stretch AAATTCGAAGCCAACAAAGCTATTTCTTCCGTAAGTTATGTCACCGAACTTTTGAATCCAGTCATAAGGAAATTTTGTGCAggctataaagcttaatattcTGTAGTGGCTGAAAGGACTTCATGTAAGTTGCAGTAAATCTAACATTTCAACAAGCCATAGACAGTTCCAGTCCAGTTAGATccattcacttaaaaatttgtATGAGCTTAGAATTTATTAGGATTTTTGTTTTGGATATTTCATTTAGACGGACATGGAATTAACATCTGAAGATTGGGAAAGAAGTTTATAGATCCAATGGCTTACCATGCCCTCTACCTCAAATGAACTTTGCACCTTAACCTATCCATGTTGACCTTGAAGAACATATGGAATAACTTGCCCTTTTCTGTTATCAGCTCAATAAGTAAGAACATGAAAATTTCAATTTACACAAGTGCCATCACAAGATATGGATGGAATGGCAACAAAAAAAGGCGTTTTGAATTGCATCTTTTCAACTTGACAACTGTTGGAGTCTGACATGTTTCCACTTCTATCAGACATTCATGATGCTCCTAATAAGATATGGATGTTTTACTTTTATGTTTCCTTCCACTTTAAACACCTTTTGTTGGTTTGGTTTCCTTTTTAGTTTCACAATAATCGAAGATGTAATACATCTACTTGATGCTTGGCTTTCAAGTTTGGGCGTTAAAGCAGATCTATCAGTTGTTTAGCTATTTTCTGAGAGCATAATCATATTATCCATTTGTCCATAGAAGTTGACTATCATGTTATTGTTGTTAATACTTCACAGTTCACACAACTGAAAAATCTTCCTTGACCCCATGTAGTTCTTATACTCATCAAAAATCAGTTCataaaattaactaagaaaTCTTTCTTGTTACATGTACAGTGAAAACTATGTCTAAGCTGAGCGTTCATCTTATTACTCGTTGTAATTTTGCCTTGAGTTACACATATACTTGATTACTTGCTTCATGTTGCTGCTTTCGCCACATATGTTGCCCCTTAATATTTAGTATAAATCAATCCTTTCATCCTTCATGCATCAAGTACCATTTAGAGGGAGGATAGACTTCTTTTTCCTCCAAAAGAGTTACTTTTTCATTTAAACTATACCTTGATCTGATTTGATTAGTTGATTTTGTTGTGGAATGTGAATATTCATTAATCAACATATGCAGATATAGATATAGTAGATATTGCTACCTCTAATATTTTGTAGCTAACCAATTTATAATAAGCTTTAGATCATCATGCCAAGTGGCGACCACTTATCATAATTATCAATATTTGATGTTTTCTATTGTTACACAacttatataatttaatttgaatttttaacaTTTTTGGTTTGGACATGTTTCATATTGACAGACAACTTTGCTAAACCATATATTGACTGCTGACCATGGAAAACGCATAGCAGTTATTGAGAATGAGGTATGAATATATGAATTTCTGCCACtcaattaataatttttatgcattttACTATGTAAATTGATATGACTGCATTTGCACTTCTGATTTCTTCTATGCTTCCCTGAGAACAATATATGTAATAATTGCATGAGTTTCTTCTGGAAAAATATTCTTACTACATGCAAGCTGTATTTGCACTTTCTTCATCAACATATTAGTTCTTGTCAGTGGATCTGTTTTCATTTTGTTTCATACTTAATTAACCAATTTAAATCTACAACGTTTTATTTCAGTTTGTAAGTTCTTCCTGCAGGCCCATACACATTTATTTCTATTAAGAGAGTGAAAGTATGCTTTTCTATCCATATGTTGAATCTTTATATTATATTGCAGTGATTCTCAAGATAATACATGGTATATATCATCTATACCACATTATATTAACATATTTCATTTCTGTACTTCACAATTATGGTTTCACCAGGCGTCTTGTATAATTGGAACTTAACCTCCTTTCCTAAACCAAGATATTTTATAAGGCCTCTTCCCAcaccccccccctccctccctccctctctctttgatTGCATTCTAACTTCATTTTACTAGTCCTTTTTGGCACTCATATGTTCAAAAACTTTTGACCGGTCAACATCAAGCATTTAAATCACAAGGTGTCTAAAATTTGAAAGATGTCGCCGCAAAGCTGATCATCATTGCCTTGGCTTTTTGGTTCTCCAAGATTTGCCTGATAAAAATCCAGCTGATTATTGATATGAAATCATATTTTGTGTTATACCATTTTGTTTTTATGTCACTACATTATGCTTATATGCCTGCATCATGTTTCTTATAATTGTACATAGCATGCTGAAACATTTGACAGATAAAATAATCTCAGCTAAAAGACTGAGGTCTGACAGATGATTAcattattcaattttttttctctccctaaATTTAAGGCTGTTGCTTCTacagtttggggaagttgatattGATGGTTCCCTGGTTGCTGCTAAAACTACTGGAGCTGAGGATATAGTTATGCTCAATAATGGTTGTCTTTGCTGCACTGTGAGGGGCGATCTTGTCCGAATGATTAGTGAATTAgttgaaaagaagaaaggaaaatttgATCATATTGTAATAGAGACTACAGGTAGGGGATTTATGTATTTTCTTTCTGAAGTTATTTAATTTAGATTGCAATAAAACATTACTTGTTTGGAAGGCATCAAAATTTAAATCTCACATCATTGACATCTGTGTCTTTTGtttttcccccccccccccttctttttACTGATTGCAttcatgcataatttatttGGTTGTGTCATGTTAATTTGGTAACGAGCCATAATTTTATGAATAGAACAAGGAAGATGCAATATTGGAAGTACTTGAAATTTAATTTGATTGTCCAtagcagatatatatatatgtttaagTTGCAACATCTGTCTTTGACCATGACCATGTACTTCATCATCATGGTGCAATGTTTTGCATCTTTCGTGGTGAACACTTAATGCCAGTGCTCCTTTTgttttgctttatatttttcccttctttttgattGGTTTTGGGCAACCTTGTTACCTGCAAGATCAGAAGAAATGTGAGGAtttaaataacaaaattatcCTTAAGTTAGAATCAACTGATCTTGCCTCCTTTCCCTTAGTATTAGCCTGCTTTGGTTAAAAAGAAACATTTGAATTTGAGAAGCAGGTAAGTTCTAGTTGTATGCAATATGCATATCTGCAGGTTCAACATTTTCAATGATTGCATTACTTCTGATGTCAAGAGTATTTAAGCCAGTTGGATAAGTGGAGGTCTGTCTCTAAAGCATTATGCTGTTGTTTTATGCCATTATTACATCAGACAATTGGAAACATTTATAAGATCAGTAGAGATGATGCCAAGGTGGATGCATTGGTAAAACTAAGAGCATAGAGATTCAAGTGAATTTGTGCTCGACTTACATGCACATGTTGGGAAATAGTGCCTGCACATTCCATGTACCATTCAAATCCCCTCATGTACGGGTCCCACCTGGTCCATCATGTTGTATCTACTCGAGAGGAAGTTTGTATGGGTATACAGTGCATGAAGATGCTATTTGCCTACGGATGTATATATGAAGAACACCTCATGAAGATTATAAATAACACAGAACAAGAGGATATAAGCTGTCCTAGATAGTTTGTAGTCTTGAACATGGTCAATGTAAGGCAGGGACAGGCCCGGTCGGGTTAGAAGTCAATTTCGGTTTGAAAATTTAGAAAAGAAGAGAGTTTGAAGATGTTCTAGATGTATGTGGAGTAAATTTGGGTTCACCTTTCAATTGGATGGACTGGTCTTGGATGATAGCTGATAGAGAAGTAGGATTGTTTGCAATCATATTTAAATCAAAATAGAAACAAGAAGCGAAGTATAGaatatttcttttcaaaataACTGTCAGCTAATCGTTGACATTTATACTTTTGCTTTTGCACAATGTCCATTAGATTCAAAGTTTTCCAGTCTTGATGCCAAGCCCTGTACTGGTAGCTTATAGGTAAGGGTTAGGCCTGTACAGTACACCCCCTGTACCAGTACATGGCATGTTGTTGGAAATGAGGGAGTACCTGTACCATGTGTTGGTACTTTATTGAGCCCCTATACTGTGCCAGTACCTTATTGGgttgctattatgtacctagcATCTGGTGATACGAGTCAATACAGAAATCCTTGATTAGATCCTTTGCAAATTGAAGTCCTTGAGGGCTCCAAGTCTCCAATCATCCTGTTTGAGAGCTGGAAAGAGAAGACaccttttctatatttttttaaaatccaGACAGGACGCCTGTTGACTGCAGTTAAATAGGTTGTAGTCTTAGTCATCTCAGCTGAACAGTAATGAAACATATCTTTAGTACCATATCCATAATAGAATTCCTGTATGAAGAATATAACCATTGGTATACGGCTGCTTATCTCTTGCACAGCCAATGACAAATATATAGAATGGAAGACCTGGAAGACCTCCAAAACCTAACAGTAGAGATGTTGATCTACTTTATTCATAACCTATGAAAATCTGTCTAAATGTAAAGCTgatttagttttcttttttggtcCCTTTTGACATATTGATTGGGGTTAAGTAAAATCTTGATATCTAATTATGCCTTACACTGAGTATAGATATTCCGGTCTAAACCAACATGCTCCATCCACTCAAAGATTATTCTACTTGTGCAGCCTGATTGAGATCCATAAAGCTGATTCCAAGTTAGTAATACAAGAGTATTTTGTGTATAATTCCTAATGAGAATTACTATCTGTTTGGACAAGTGTTTTCTCCTCAACTAATTGTAGTAATATTTGGTTGCCTCATGTTATTTATTGTACTTCAGAGCTTCTAAATATCTGCACTCACATGTTCTGTTTAAGTTCTTTTGCAGGGTTAGCCAATCCAGCGCCTATTATTCAGACATTTTATGCAGAGGATAAGATTTTCAATGATGTCAAACTGGATGGCGTTGttactttggttgatgcaaaGCATGCAGGCTTTCATTTGGATGAGGTAAAGCCCAAAGGTGTGGTGAATGAGGCTGTTGAGCAGATTGCATATGCTGACAGAATTATAGTGAACAAGGTATAACTGATTGCCAAGTACTTAGTACTAGATGAACTTAGTCTTGGGTGCTTTAGTGGGTTTGTTTGCCTCTTTAACTTTTAACTGTTCATGCTGAACATGCATGCCTGCCTTTTGTCATACTTAAGTTACCAACTATAAAATGTCACCTACAATAGTTAGATGTGGATGTTGTAGTAGGCTGGAGAAAAGTTGATCATTCAACAAAACTCTTGTCCACATAGTATATATATCACAtctaaaataaactaaaatttgaaCATATGCTTATGAATGTTGCAACTTATTTTCTAGATAAATGTTGATGCCAAATCAATGAATGCTTATCTTAGAATTTTGTGAACATTTTCAAAATAAACACATTGAAAAAGTTTCTCCTGTAGTGAAGTATGCCTGGTACATGGCTTGCATGAGTTAGCACATTCAGCAAAGTGACTAAAGGACATACCACTGTCTAGAAACCCAGATGGGTTGACCCTCCCGACCTGCCACCTATTATAGATCAGGGCACagaaaaaccaaaaatattaaaattctgTTGACTTGGACAGTTGAACCATTGGTCCTACCTGGTTCAAATCGGTGTCAACTCGCCTAGGTCAAGCTGGATGatgggaaaaagagagaaatttaAGAATAAGTAATCTCTCTAGAAgccctcttcttctctcacAATCTATGGTATACACATCAATAGTGCCAATGAAGAAGGCATGGCCAAATTCAGTGGAGGTGAGGCCGGCCAGATTTGGAATGGTCGTATCACTAGGAAGGCAGGCAGGTAGATCGATAAGGGGAGTGGAAGTAGTGCAGCCGGATCAGAGGGAAGGAGATGGCATAGCCAGATCGGATGGGAGCAGAAGTGGTGTGGCTAGATCGGGAGCAGAGGCCACGAGGCCTAATCAAGAAGGAATGAAGGCAACATTGTCATGGAAGAGGCTCTCATCCTTCTAGGTTTAGGTGGCATGATCAGAtctggggagagggaggggtaaGAGAGAGCTAGAGAGGGAGAGACCTTGATGGTAGAGGAGAGAGTAATATGGATTAAAACCAAAGACTTTGGGAGAGGAGAAGTACTACATGGTGAGTCCTAAACAAAGGCATACTTTAGGTGGCCGGTTTGACCCCATGACCTGGCCACAGTAATGGGTCGTTCAGAGTCAACGTGTTCCAAACATTGAGACacatttatacatttattatgcCTACGGTATACAGAAGAGTTAAAGAATTGTTATATTTGAAATCATAGTTGAACTTAGTGCTTTTGTTTCCatattttatcttaaataaaagATGCATAATGAAGGTTTTGTATTTTCTCTCACAAATTGACATTATATGATCAAAAAACTTAAAGAGGCATGAAATGGTACATATTAACCATAGTTTGTAAGAATAATAAAATGCTTATGCAGTATTAGTTGAATCATCACCAAAATGAGGGCAAAATGACCACCTTGGTTGGTTGAGAAATTTGATAAAGACTAGATTAAATACCAAAATGAGTACAAGATTAAATACTAAAATGAGTACAAAGCCATTTTGATTGGAAACAATTGAGGGGAGTTTCAGGAAAATGAAGAGTAATTACTTCTATATTTGTATGGCATTTCCATTTCTCACCTTTGCGATTACTAATCTAAATAAGTATGCACATGCTTGAACTGGTAAAGTAGAACCTTGTACTGTGTACATGAGCATATTATGATAAACTACATGATAAGATTTTTATGACCTACTGCTATGACCTTATCATAgcacttcctttttttttttgaaaaaaaactaAGGGCCCAAGTTTATGTCAGTCTTTTAAGTAAAGTATTAATTGGAGTCAGTCTGTAATTGGAGTCAGTCTGTAAGTTGTAAACTAAGGGCCCAGCTCATTCTGATTCTTATGTATGTTACTTAAGATTTGTAATAAATAAATTGTTTTTAACAATTGAGTGAGTCTTATTTGCTATTCTGATTTTTTAATAAGGTCCATTTGAAGTTTTCCCTAAGTGATGCAAACATTTGGGAGAGGGACTGATGGTTTTCTCTCCTTGCTTGTAGACTGATCTTGTAGGTGATTCTGAGATCTCTTCACTGATCCAGCGGATAAAGGTTAGAATTAAAGCTTGCATtaccttattatttttttgagaccTGTACAAATTCATGATATTACTTTCCTTTTCTGATGAATACAGAATATGAATCGCATGGCTCATTTAAAGCGAGCAGAGTATGGACAAGTTGATTTGGATTATGTTCTTGGGATTGGAGGCTTTGATTTGGAGAGGTTCTCTTACTTTCCAGTTTCTTCCTCCCAATGCTTTACTATTTAGTTGTAATGATAATGGTTCTCATGATATTGCTTGTTATACTAAAGGTATAGCTACTTAATTTGATCACCATAATCCATGATTTATAATCAAACTTTTCACTTCTCTTTATGCTTGTATTGCAATTGACCAGGATCGCTTGTTTGCATTTTGGTCTCAACTACATATCTAGTTTACTGCCTGAGAtattgtatttttatttttgttgtgaTGTTGCTATTACTTCTGCTTCTGAAAATCGAACATTTTTGACCTGTTTAATCTTTTTCAGTATAGATGTTTATTTCTTTGACTGAAAATATGAAATTCCAAAACAAAATTATTAAAGTTTTATTTGAGGAAAATGAAATGTCGTTTCCCTTTTGAGCAGTTAGTTTGGAAATTTGAAACACCATTTTAATTGAATCATTGCATCCTATATTCTTTCGCAAGATCAAAAGGTATTCATAGTCTGCATGATCTAGTTGCAGATTGTATTTAAACTTATTATGTTTTATTCCACTTCTTGGTTTTGCTAAATAATGCTTTATTGTATGGTTCTCCTTCTTTATGTTCTTACTTTGACTTTCAATCTTTCCTTCCCAGGATTGAGAGTGTTGTTAATCCTGAAGCTTCAGGCGAAGACCACTCAAAGCATGATCATGATCACCATCATGACCATCATCATCATGATGACCATGACCATAAACATGGTGAGTCTTATCTTAGTGTTACAAGCAAAATCAGTCTTCTTTCCATGTGtttattttacaaaaatatatttgatcGCTGACTCATGACATATTAGCACAATAACACATTTTAGCAATCAGAAACTTTGTTATTTGTGGTGTCAAAACTTTTGGGTTGTTTGGTCTATGGATCTTTTTGCCCACGCAATTGTTCAGCAATTCATAGTTGTAATCTGATGATGTATCATCGCACAAGAATAATAAGAGCCAGATTTATCTTTTCTCATCTTTCCTTTTCTCCTCTGTACTAATGACTGAAACTGTTCACCCACACCGTTATGTCTGTCAAGATGAAAAAGACCACAGCATTATTACCCCTTTGGCTGTTACTGTGTCATGACACAATTATGATCATGACCGCAATCAGAACAAGCTTGACTATTAACAAGGCCTTGCTAGTATCTTCTTACATATGCTAATGAGGTGATTCTTTATCAGACATTATATAAACTGCAAGAAACAGCATGTTCTCAACTTTTGGCTGTGTCTGCCTTTATCCCAACATTTGGATTTTATACTTAGTGCTAAATCATCGCTAGTTTCAATACAATTATTTTGTTTGCATTCAAGAATTGTTCTTCATTACTTCTGAATATGCATCGTAGTAACCTTACGATTCCTCAGTTCTGTAACCATTTCAGTTAACAAGTCAGTGGCTCACCCATTTGTCGCTGAATCCTTTTTATTATCTTCTTGGTCTCTTAATGACCGTGGTGAGTGCTTAACTATCATGTGCTTGTGGTATGAAGGTAGGCTGTCTAGAAAGTTCCCTAACCAAAGGTTTCCTTCTCGAACAACCAGTCCCATATGCTGCCTAATTCCCCTCTCTTATAGACAAAAGAAACCTTCATATCCAACCTATCACCAAGCATTAGCAGAAAGCAAAGAATGGCAGGAATATTCCTGTTACATCTTTAAGCTTCATGGAGCCCCTCATTGATAACCTATATCTGTCCATAGTTTTGCCCCCTTCAACTATGAAACTACAACCTGAATGCCTTCCCAGGTTATTCAAAGTCAGCAACAGATATTGGTTGAAGCCACAACTGGGTTCCTCTGAGCTAGCCCTAACTCCAAATCCAGCATTGACTCTTCTGCTTTGCCTCTGAAGAATGCCATCAAAGTCCAGTTTATACTAGGTCTTTTGAAGGTATCTGTTTCAATGGGTACAAGTAATGCCAAACTTTTGGCACTGCTCTTGAAGCATATAAAGAATTCCTTTGCAAGAATGAAGGTGTTACCTCTAACTGCTGATTCAATATGCTGATACTGATAAGGCCATTTTTCTAACATGTCATTAGTATTTATGCAAATACCAATTCCATTACTTGAGAAATGATCCAAGTTGTTTTCTGCAGAGCATCATGCTGATTCCCATTCTCATGATCATAGCCATGACCCTGGTGTTTCTTCTGTAAGCATCGTTTGTGAAGGGAGCCTGGATCTTGAAAAGGTCTGCTTCTAGTTGCTCTTTATATAGTTCCTTACTTTTTCTTCCTAAACTTTAGATAAAGAAATGCGCATTCTTTCCGTAAGAACTTTTAGCTTGTTCTTTTAACTTTTAATCTATATGGTCGGCCACTTATGTCACTGCACTGCATCTATTACAGGCCAATATGTGGTTAGGAACATTGTTGATGGAACGGAGTGATGACATATATCGGATGAAAGGCCTTTTATCTGTTGATGGCATGCCCGAGAGGTTTGTCTTTCAGGTTTGTACCATATTCCCCAGATTATCATGTTTTCTATCATAATGTCTACTTTTTGTTGCTGAGATGTTGAAATGTAAGATAATCAAATTTGATTTGAATTATAGCAGAATTCTCTGTTACTTTGCTTTGAATCTTTGTATGTTACATTTCCCCTTGTTCTGGACTTCCATTTTAGCAAGAAATATACAGGCTTTTCAATTgttaataatataaattgaacaGTCTTGTTGCTTAACATAGTGTATTGTTTGGTAGATGATGATATGCAGTTATGTGTTGCTTTTGTGCAATACGTATATGGAAAATAAAGGGTGGATGGCTATATATTGGTGCCTGTGGAACCAACAATTAGTACATATTGAACAGTGCAACATATAATGTTGCATAATTATATTATGTTCGTAGTCTCACAATTTCTCTATGCTTTGGAAGCACATATCCACTCTAGCAACATTACTCTCACTTGTAGTGGAAATGCTCTACTTTATAGTAATTACAGATAACAAGATTTACTGTATCTTTTTAGAGGAAATCAATCCTATCTATTTTCCAACAAGGAATGCATCTACTATGCTGTATTTTTTGTAAGACTTACACTTCAAGTGCTAATGCTATACTTGAAATTTAGCATTCTCCCTTGTTTTGATCTTAGTGGTTAATCTTCTAGCAGTCACCCTCATTTGATCTTATTGGTTAATCCATGTTATACCATGAGGGACATATCACGTCAGGACCAAGGTTTGCAGTACTCGTGCATAATGTCCTATGTCGGATGTACCATACCACACCAACACCAAACCGATACTCGGTACCTCCCTGCCGCGTGTGGTCCGCAGAACACACTACATACCACGTGTATCGACATAGTACCAGCATGGTACCGGTACAGACATCCCATACCAAGATTGTGAACCTTAGTTAGGATATTGGTTCTCAAACTAGGCCTCTTCATTATATCTTTTTGTACCTACTTTTCAACTGAGATAAACCAAGATCTCGGTTCACTTTGGTACCAGCTATCCAACAAGATTGCTGATATTTGAGTTTTAAGAACCTTGTTTGGCTTTGTTCTTCTCTTACTCATTAATTGTCCTGATCCTTATGCTTTGGTAGATATCCAGGTAGAGGATTTTGCCTGTATGTCTGGACCTTTCCTTCATATAAACTCCTTGATTGGCATTAGAACAAGATCTTTAGAAACTAAAATCTGCATTGTTGTTCCCATTCAAACTATTTTCAAGGGCTTTTTGGTTATAACAGTCTGCATTTTATGGTCCCTTGGTGAAGATatagttaattttatttgtaAACTTCATTACTGAATGCAAGGGTAGCCAATTGTCCAAAGGAATCCATTGATTCAAATAGTGATTGTCTGTTTCCATTTAATGTTGGtatattcttttgtttttttatgtgCCACCTTATTTTTGTCTTTCTCCAAGATATAACTGGTTACTTATTGAAAGTCgtcctttttttccttgaagTAATTTTCCCTAAATACTCCAACTTAAGCTGTGGCTTTTAAGCAATGTGCAGTTTTATATTAGCATGTGGAGCAGAGCGGCAAAAATTATCTTATTAACCTTATGGAAGGTCTTGTTGCATGTCAAATGCAAGAAGTTTGGCCTCTGAAGTATTTGATTATTGTTTTTGAAGCAATATAATCTCTCCATTCTGTATGATTTACATGTCTCATGAATTACTTTGCACAAATTAGGCATACTTGCCATCTGCTGAAGTTTTCTTTACTAATAACCATCTATATATGCTGCAATGATTTCCCAAGTACATGTCAAATACAAACGCTTGCCCTTTTTGATATTTGGTTGTTGTTTTTTGAGCAATATAGCCTTTCCATGCTTTATGattttcatgtcatgcaatttaCTTTGCGTGAATTAGGTATACTTGCTGTCTGCTGAAGTTTTCTTTACTACAGAAACCTATATTTTCTGCAATTGTTTGTAGTTCTACTTATCTTCTTACAAATGGAtgacttatcattattttcatttctaatttctttgttttttaaattttttaatttggcCAGGGAGTTCATGACATTTTCCAGGGATCCCCTGATAGATCATGGGGCCCTGAAGAACCTAGGATCAACAAAATTGTATTTATAGGCAAGAATCTAAATGCTCAGGAGCTAGAGAAAGGCTTCAAGGCTTGCTTGTTGTGATGATGGCATCTTGAGAGCTCCAGTCACTGCCTTTATCTTATTTCCTTTTTAAGGATTGTCATCTATCGGCGCTGATCTTCCGATTTGTGTGCCAGGGCGAGCTACAAAGAAGGAATGCTGGTGCACTTAGGAGACGAataggttttttcttttttttttcagtctcctgttttggatctttcttgtgaaaaaaattataatgtaTGATACTGGATAATGGATATAAAATGCCTTGTTCCTATGTAATGCTGATTTTGTTAATGACACACAGATTGTGAAAACCTTTATTATCAGATTATGAGATATTCCATACTTAATACTTGTCttatctatttttttgtttCCGTAATCAATTGGCATTGACAAGCTGATATATTATTCCTGCTGGCTTTGTGCAATTTGGCATGTTAACAGATGGAGCACAGAAGCTCATAAGCATTGACTTATCTCTGATGTTGATGTGGATGTCATTTTTAAGTGTGATTAGGAGCTAAGTGGGCTGCATCAACCCTCTGGAATTTTGATAATATGTAGTATGGTAGAATGAAGTTCAATATTGGTTCAACTGCTCGTAATCTTTGTTATCTTTCTCACCCTTGTGTTCATTCTTGTGCATTTCTCTGTACACGTTTGCAGCTTGAATGTATTTGTAGATTGAAGCAATCTCAAGCTTGTGAACGTTTCAAGCTCACCCAAATTGACCTGAAAAGTCAAGTCTCAAGAAACGGCAGGGTGGTTAATTATCCATTAAAATTATTTTGGCATGTCGATTACCTTAGAATACTTAAACTAAGCCAGCCAGACCACCACTGCATGATCCGAGGTTGTgcatggggggggggggggggggggggtgatgaGCCATATAGACCTGCCTCAGATAGGGAGTGACCAGATGAAACTTTGGTTTCTGATAATGTGGTGTCTTTCTTTTCCCTCGGATAGGAAGTGACCTTGATTGGACTTGAACTGCTTCCAAATCTGAGACCTGGTTTTGGATCAAAGCTAGTGGCTTGGCTCTGCTTCTCTGAAATTTTGGGTGAATCATGTTTATGTGGATTAGGTTCCCTAAAGTTGGCCAGATTTGAGATTTAAATTGGTCTTCATCAAGCTGGTTTAAGTTGTGAATTCGGCTGGATTCAGATTGGGGAGGACCAAGGTTAGATCCAGACTTAGGTCTTATCAACTCATTTGCAGCCTTTGGGCGTCttgcaaaattttctttttggttacGATGATTTCAGCCCTTCAAGTTGATCATATGAGGCTGTAACCGTTTGAATTTTATGACATGAGCGAAGATCCCTTGTCATCTTAGACTATGGTATCTCTTGGCGCATAT encodes the following:
- the LOC103715886 gene encoding P-loop guanosine triphosphatase YjiA-like gives rise to the protein MTAISTALATSFFGLARRQVAAAPAHRRQAPLLPLPYRGKPAAVSARSYTIVAKRTGGIGFGRLRVSRRSGSCARRFVASAATAEEGSDVLTKIPPDERIPATIITGFLGSGKTTLLNHILTADHGKRIAVIENEFGEVDIDGSLVAAKTTGAEDIVMLNNGCLCCTVRGDLVRMISELVEKKKGKFDHIVIETTGLANPAPIIQTFYAEDKIFNDVKLDGVVTLVDAKHAGFHLDEVKPKGVVNEAVEQIAYADRIIVNKTDLVGDSEISSLIQRIKNMNRMAHLKRAEYGQVDLDYVLGIGGFDLERIESVVNPEASGEDHSKHDHDHHHDHHHHDDHDHKHEHHADSHSHDHSHDPGVSSVSIVCEGSLDLEKANMWLGTLLMERSDDIYRMKGLLSVDGMPERFVFQGVHDIFQGSPDRSWGPEEPRINKIVFIGKNLNAQELEKGFKACLL